The Antricoccus suffuscus genomic interval TCGGGGCAGGTGCCGGCCGACCAGTTCGGCAAGGTTGTCGGGCGGATCTCTTTCTTCGTCAACGCCGGCGTGCGGTTCATCGAGGAGACCTGCAAGATGCGCGCGTTCGGCGTGCTGTGGGACGAGATCACCAAGGAGCGGTACGGCGTCGAAGACCCTAAGATGCGCCGATTCCGCTACGGCGTGCAGGTCAACTCGCTCGGACTCACCGAGGCGCAGCCGGAAAACAACGTGCAGCGGATCGTGCTGGAGATGCTCGGGGTGTCGCTGTCGCGCGACGCTCGGGCCCGTGCGATCCAGCTGCCGGCGTGGAACGAAGCGCTCGGCCTCCCACGCCCGTGGGATCAGCAGTGGGCGCTGCGCATGCAGCAGGTGCTCGCGTTCGAATCCGATCTGCTCGAGTACGACGACATCCTGGCCGGCAGCCACGTGATCGAGGCGAAGGTCGCCGATATCGCCGAGGGTGCGCGCAAAGAGATGCAGCAGATCCAGAAGATGGGCGGCGCGGTCGCCGCGGTTGAGGCCGGCTACATGAAAAGTGCACTGGTCGACTCGCTCGCCCAGCGCCGCGGCCGGATCGAGACCGGTGCCGACGTCATCGTCGGCGTCAACAAGTTTCAGACCACGGAGCCGAGCCCGCTGACTGGTGAGGCCGAGCCGGCGATCATGACCGTTGATCCTGCGGTCGAGGCGGCCGCCATCGTCGCTGTGCAGAAATGGCGGTCGGAACGCGACGAGGACGCGGCGCGAAAAGCGCTCGCCCGGCTGAAGTCCGCGGCCGGCACCACCGACAACCTGATGGAGGCGACACTCGCATGCGTGCGCGCCGGCGTCACCACCGGCGAATGGTCATCGGCGCTGCGGGAGGTATTCGGCGAATTTCGGGCGCCGACCGGAGTCTCGTCGGTGTCCGCGGCATCCGAGGCCGGAGAGGCACTCGGTGCCGTACGCAAGCGCGTCAACGAGCTCAGCGAGAAGCTCGGCGGCCGGCTCAAGCTGCTCGTCGGCAAACCCGGCCTGGATGGGCATTCCAATGGCGCCGAGCAGATCGCCGTCCGCGGCCGAGACGCCGGTTTCGAGGTCATTTACCAGGGTATTCGGTTGACACCGGAGCAGATCGTCGCCGCCGCCGTGGAAGAAGATGTCGACGTGGTCGGGTTGTCCGTGCTGAGCGGCTCGCATATGGGGGTGGTTCCTGCGGTCGTCGCCGGACTGCGCGCCAACGGTATGGAGGACGTCCCGGTCATCGTCGGAGGCATCATCCCTGACGAAGATGCCAAAACGCTGATTGCCGGGGGCGTGGCCCGGGTGTTCACTCCCAAGGACTACGAGCTCAACGAAATCATGGACGGCATTGTCACGGTGGTCGCCGAGGCCAACGGCGTGCTCGCCGACGTACCCGAACCCGTTTAGGACCAAGTCTTTCTGTGGCAAACCAGGTAAATCTCGATTCGGTTACCGTCCAGTACGACGTCACGCCGGTGCTGGACGCGGTGTCCGTGGGTATCGCCGACGGCGACCGGATAGGCGTCGTCGGTCTCAACGGCTCCGGCAAGTCGACCCTGCTCGGAGTCATCTCCGGTAGGAGTACGCCGGACTCGGGCCGGGTGTCGATGCGGGGTGGCCTGCACATCGCGTTTGTCGGACAGTCTGATGACTTCGACGACGGTACGACGATCCGCGAGCTCGTCGTGCCGGGTTCGTCCCATGACGCCGAGCACGACTGGGCCAGCGATCCGCGCGTCCGGAAGGTGGTGGAGGGCCTCGGACTGCTCGGTCTCGGCCTCGACACCGCGGTTGGCAGCCTGTCCGGTGGCGAGCGGCGACGGGTCGGCCTGGCCGCGGCACTTGTCAGCGACGTCGATCTGCTGATCCTCGATGAGCCGACCAACCACCTCGACATCGAAGGCGTGGGCTGGCTCGCCGACTATCTGGCCGGGTTTTCCGGCGCAGTGGTGGTCGTGACGCACGACCGGTGGTTCCTCGACGTGGTGTGCAACCGCACCTGGGAGGTCACGGACTCGAAGATCAACATGTACGACGGTGGCTACGCCGACTGGGTATTCGCCCGCGCCGAGCGCAACAGGGTCGCGGACGTCACCGAAGAGCGGCGCCGCAACCTCGCCCGCAAGGAGCTAGCCTGGCTGCGTCGCGGACCGCCCGCACGCACGTCGAAGCCGCGGTTCCGGATCGAGGCGGCCAACGCACTGATCGAGGATGTTCCGCCACCACGCGACCGGGTTTCGCTCGTCGCGACCGCGACCTCCCGATTGGGCCGCACCGTGGTCGACCTTAAGGACGCCACGGTCTCCTTTGACTCCGGTACGTCGTACGAACGCGTCATCCTCGACCGGCTCACCTGGCATCTGGCACCCGGCGGGCGGTACGGGATCCTCGGCCCAAACGGGGCCGGCAAGACGACGCTTCTGCGCACGATGCTCGGCGATCAGGATCTGACCAGCGGCTTTCGCGAGATCGGTAAGACCGTGCGGGTGGGGCATCTGAGTCAGAGCCTTGCCGAGCTCGACCCCGGTCAGCGGATGATCGAGGCGGTGTCGGAGCTCGCGACATTGATCCGGATCGGCGATAAGGACCTGACGGCCGGACAGTTGCTGGAGCGGTTCGGTTTTGCCGCCTCGACGCACAAGCGATTTGTACGCGACCTTTCCGGTGGGCAGCGGCGGCGCTTGCAGATGGTCCGCACGCTCATGCGCCAACCCAACGTGCTAATCCTTGACGAGCCGACCAACGACCTGGATGTCGACACCCTCAGCGCGCTCGAGGACTTGCTCGACGAATGGCCTGGCACCCTGGTCGTCGTCTCGCACGACCGGTTTCTGCTCGAGCGGGTGTGTGACGACCTGTACGCCGTACTCGGTGACGGCAAGCTGACCCACCTTGTCGGTGGGGTTGCCGAGTACCTCACCCGGCGCGCCCGGCATCCGATCACCACCGGGCGGGTGCTGGCCGACGCGCGCGCACAGGATGCCGAGGACGCACGGCCGGACGCTGACTCGTCGGGTGAGATAAGCGCCGCGGAGCGTCGTACCGCGCGCAAGACCGCCTCCCGTATCGAGCGTCAGATGGCGACTCTGGACAAGAAAGAAGCCGGCCTGCACGATCAACTGGCCGAGCACGCAAGCGACTTCGAGAAGCTCGGGCCGCTGCAAGGGCAGTTGCGTGAGATCCATAGGCAGCGCGAAGAGCTCGAGCTGGAGTGGTTCGCGGCGGTCGAACTCGCGGAGGAGTGACCGCGTGGTTACAGTGGACGGTATGACTGATCTTGCCGATGCACCTGTAGCCGCCACCCCCGCTGATACCGCCTCCGCCGAGGCTCCGCAGTTCGAGCACATCCGGGTCGAACGCGCCGATCAGGTCATCACGATCACCATGGATCGCGCGCGCCGCCGCAACTCGCTGTCCGAGGATCACATGCGTGAGCTGATCCGCGGGTTCGAGTACGCCGGTACCACCGACGCGCGGGTCGTCGTGCTCGCCGGCGACGGCCCGGTCTTCTCCTCCGGTCACGACTTCGCCGATCTCCAGGGCCGTGACTTGCATGAGGTACGCCGGCTGCTCAGTGTGTGCACCGAGCTCATGCAGACGATCCAGATGACGCCTCAGGTCGTCATCGCGCGAATCCACGGACTGGCTACGGCCGGTGGCTGCCAGCTCGCCGCCTCATGCGACCTAGCGATCGCGGTCGAGTCCGCCGGCTTCGCGCTGCCCGGCGGCAAGGGTGGATGGTTCTGCCACACACCATCAGTCGGCGTATCGCGCAATATCAGCCGCAAGCACCTCATGGAACTGGCGCTGACCGGTGACACGATCGACGCCAAGACCGCCGAGGCATGGGGCCTGATCAACTACGCCGTACCGGACGACAAGCTCGACGAGGCGATCGCCGACATGGTCACTCGCCTCTCCGGCGGAAGCCGCACGGCCAAGGCCCTCGGCAAGCAGGCGATCTATAACCAGCTCGATCGTCCCGAGCGCGATGCCTACACCTACGCGATCGAGGTCATGGCCTCAGCGTCGCAGACCGATCATGCGCAAGAGGGCATCAACGCGTTCGTCGAGAAGCGCAAGCCTGTCTGGCCGCGCTAGGGATATCGCCGGTGAGCCGTTCGCGCATCAGCACAGGTCACCGCGCAACGTAACTGAGTGTGTTTGGCCGTGCGACTGCCTATAGTTGGTGCTAAGTGTGACTAGCGGGGGCAGGTATGGCTTACCACGCGGGCGATTCCTTCGCCGGGTACACCATTGAGGGTGTGCTCGGTACCGGAGGCATGGGCGCGGTCTATTTGGCTAAGCATCCTCGGCTGCCGCGTCGCGACGCGCTGAAGCTGCTCAGTTCGGCACTGTTCTCCGATGCGACGTACCGCGCCAGGTTCGAGCGTGAGGCAGACATCGCCGCGCAGTTGATCCACCGCAATATCGTCGCGGTATATGACCGTGGGTCGTACGACGATCAACTGTGGATCTCCATGCAATACGTCGCGGGCACCGACGCGTCCAAGGCGCTGCGTGACGGCAACGGACCAATGCACGCCGATCGCGCCGTACACATCGTTGCCGAAGTCGCCGCGGGGCTGGACTACGCGCATCGCACCGGGCTGCTGCACCGAGACGTTAAGCCCGCCAACATCCTGCTGGCCCCGGCGCCGGACCGGTCCGACCCTGAAGAAGTCCTGCTCGCCGACTTCGGCATCGCCAAGTCGATGCATGAGGGCAGCTCGCTCACCGGTGCAGGCAACCTGCTCGCGACTCTTGCCTACGCCGCGCCCGAGGTGATCGAGGGCGAGAAGGTCGACCATCGTGCGGACATCTACTCGCTCGGCTGCGTGCTGTTCGAGCTGCTTACCGGCCGAGTGCCGTTCCCGACGACCTCGCCGTTCGCCACCATGAACGCGCAACTGAAGGACGACCCTCCGCGCCCGTCAGAGAAGGTCTTCGGCGTACCGAAGGCCATGGACGCGGTGATCGGCAAGGCCATGGCCAAGAACCCTGCCGAGCGCTACCAGTCGTGCCGTGAGCTCAGCAACGCCGCACGCGAAGCGCTCAAGGTGAGTGACGAGCCTTCGTTGCGCGCCAGTCCGCTGCGTGCTGACACCGATCATGAGGTCGTGCGCAACTCGGCCGGCGTACGGCCGCGACCGCCGTACACCCTTATCGTCCGCCAGTTCGCGTCGCGGGGTGGACCGAAGCTCGAGCTCGGACCGGTGGACACCGTGACGGTATCCACGGCCGAGCGCGGGGCCCTCGAGACGCTGGTACGCGCAGCGCGCTTCTTCGACCTGCCGCCGCGGCTTCCGCTCGAGCGGGTGATTGACAACGACGTGCTTATCGAGATCACCGTGCAAAGCGGGGATCTCTCCCGAGTGGTCGGGTTTGAGCGGCAGGGGGCGCGGCACCCGCACGAGCTCGACTCGCTCATCGCTCGGATCGAGCAGATCACCTCGTGGCACGCCACCGCGGCCGCACCTGCTACGGCATCGTCACCGACCACGCGTACCTCGTCGACGTGGTCGCCGGTCGAGATCATCCCGCCGATCGGCAGTCGACGGCGCCCCGACAGTGGCAGCGTGCGATCTCCGGGACCGATGCCGGTGGGACGACTATCCAGCATTCCGGTCAGCCAGCATTTCGCAGACGGACATCGCGCCCCGGCGCGACCGCGCACCGCCCCACAGTCAGCTCCGCTGCCACTACGGCGCGCCGACCCACAGTCAGCTCCGTTGCCACCACCGCAGCCCGCATCCGCTAACAACGATCGCAAGTTCATTGCCGCTGGCATCATAATTCTGGTCGTGCTCGTCGTCGTGGCGATTCTGGTGATCGCGCTCAAATGACCGACGCGGGCTCCGGCGGTGTCGGGTGCGGCCGTGCTCAGGCGCGCAACATGCCGATCGCGTCCGCTAGCTCACCTGCGGTCTCGTAGCGTTCGCCGAGAGGGGCGAGGCAGCGTGCGACGATCGCGCGTTCGCCATCGGTCAGCGAGCTGTCGATTGCGGGAGGCGTCGATTGAACCTTGCGGATCGCCAACAACGGCTGGTGCTTGGGAATCTCGCCGTAGAGCCCGGCACCGGACAGGCTGCGATGCATTGTCGCGCCAAGCCCCCATAGGTCGGTCGCCCGTGACGGCGGATCTCCAAGAAGGAGGGTCGGATCGACGTACTCGACCGACGTCTCCGGAGCCATGCCGGTCATGGCGGCGCCCTCATTGAACACTCGCGCCAGGCCGAGGTCGGAGAGCTTCGCGCCGCTGTCGGTGAGCATCACGTTGGCCGGTTTGATATCCCCGTGGGCGAGCCCCGCCTCGTGCAGAGCATCGACCGCCCGCGCCGCATGCTCGAGGGCGCGGAGGATCTCAGAACGCTCTAACGGGCGGGCCGGGGAGGCCAACGAGCCCAACGAGAAGTACTCCATCGCGTAAAGAAAACTGTCCTCGAGTACGGCGTCGTACACGGTGGCGAGGTACGGCGATTCCACCGCGGCGAAGGCGCGAAGCTCGCGCGCACCACGACGATAGTCGTCCTCGGTGCACTCTCCGGCGAAGATCTTGACAGCGACGTACTCGTCGCCAATGCCGAGCCTGGCCGGCGGCCTAGCCAGATAGAACCGTCCGTGGTTGCCGTCGCCGATGAGCCGTACGACCTCGAAGTCGGCAAGTCGCGGCAGTTGTTGTCCGGGCACATCCTGAAGCGACATTCCCACCCCGCGTGGTTCAGAAACCTTGGACCTAGAAGACCTGGGTGACAGACTATCGGAACGCTACCGTGGCAGTCCATCGTTCGCGGTCGCGCAGGGGAGTAGAGCGGGGAAGGGGATCCCGATGCACGTTGCTGCACTCGTGTTCATCGATATAGCCATCATCATCGCGGCGGCGCGGCTGTTCGCGAGGATCGCCAGAGCGGTAGGTCAGCCGCCGGTCGTCGGCGAGATCGTGGCGGGAATCGCGCTGGGCCCAAGCCTTCTCGGTCTTCTTCCAGGGGATCTCGACGACGTTCTGTTTCCGGCGAGAGTCCTTCCATATCTAGAGATTCTCGCCCAACTCGGTCTTGTGCTGTTCATGTTCATTGTCGGTCTCGAGCTGGACATGGCACTAATCCGCGGACGCGAGAGGGTCGCCGGAACGATTTCGTTGGCCTCAGTGGCGTTGCCCTTCGGGCTCGCAGCGTTACTTGCCGTGGTGCTGTATCCGCATCACAAGGTCGTCAACGGCGAGGAGATCGAGTTATACGCCATGACTCTGTTCCTCGGTGTCGCAATGGCGATCACCGCTTTTCCCGTTCTGGCGCGCATTCTCACCGATCGAGGAATGCACCGCACACCAATCGGCGTACTCGCCCTTGCGTGTGCTGCCATCGACGACATCCTCGCGTGGACCCTCCTCGCGCTCGTCGTGGCGCTGGTCCAAGGCAACGGGCCTACCGATGTCATCCGGATCGTTGCACTGACGGTGGTCTTCGCCGCCTTCATGTTCGGCCTCGTCCGACCGTTGCTCGTCAAACTGCTTGACCGGCATCGAGCGGCCGGTCGACTGACTCCTGACATCCTCGCCGTCGTACTCGTCGGCGTCATGGCATCGGCGTTCATCACCGACATCATCGGTATACATGCCATTTTCGGCGCGTTCATTTTCGGTGCGGTCATGCCGCGCAAGAACGCCGAGCAGCTTACGCGCGAGATCCTGGAACGACTCGAGCAAGTCAGCGTCCTTCTGCTGCTGCCACTGTTCTTCGTCGTCACCGGTCTGAGCACCAACGTCGGCGGGATCTCGCTGTCCGGTCTGTGGCAGCTCGGGTTGATCCTGCTGGTCGCAATTGGCGGCAAGTTCTTCGGCGCGTATGCCGCCGCGCGCGCCATGAAAGTCTCCGGTAGACAGGCGGCCGCGATCGGCACTCTCATGAACACTCGCGGGCTGACGGAGCTCGTCATCCTGCAGATCGGTCGCGAGCTGGGAGTCCTCGACAACGAGCTGTTCACGCTGCTGGTCCTGATGGCTCTGATTACCACGATCGTCACCGGACCGATGCTGCGGGCGGTGTATCCCGACCGCATGATCCAACGGGACATCGATGCCGCAGAACGTGCACTACTCGGAGTCGACGATTCGTATCGGGTCCTTGTCGTGGTGGATGCTCCGGCTCGCGCGGACCGGATCGCTGCGGTGGGCGCGGCCCTGATCGGGACGGGCCGGCCTGGGAAGGTGGTGCTCACGCGTTTCGTCCGCCGGGCCACGTCAGTGGTGGAGCTAGGGGCTGGCATCGCGCCGGACTTGTCCCAGATGGCCGCCACGATGGACGACCTCAACGCGCTGGCCAGCCGTGTCCGGGAGGCCGGTGCGAGGACCGGCGTGCTGTGCCGGTTCTCCGTCGATCCGTGGAGCGACCTCGTCGCTCAAGCAGCCGTGGCCGACGCGGCGATTGTCGTGGTGGACACCGACTGGTACGCAGGCGTTGCCCCAAACGGCGGGTACCGCGGGACAGACCATGACTTCAGTCTTGCTGTTGTGGATCTTGGCTCGACGACACCACTGGGGGATGCCGTGCTCGTGCACGTCGCTGCCGGCGCTGACGGTCGCAGCGCCGTGATGATGGCGTCGGCGGCCGCGATCTCGCGCCAGAGCGAGCTGCTGCTGTCCATTCCTGATGGGGGTCGCGCTGCGAAGCGCTATATCGCGGCGCTAGCGCCGTTGGCGGCCGTAGGTGTGCGCTATCGCCTTGTTGAGGACGTGGCATCGGCAGCGGCGACGAGTGGACTGGTATTCCACAGTGGCGACGGGTCCACCGTGGGCCCAGAGGCCGACACCGCGGCTCGACCACCGACGATCACGGTGTCGGCCGGTCAGAGCGATGCCGACGCCGAACTGAGCGAGGCGCTGGGCAAACTGGTCCCAGCAAGCCCTCCAGCCTCCTGACCGCCGGCGCCCGGCCGCGAGTGTCGAAACCGGCGCGCGCAGGTGGTTAGAACCGGGCTGCGGAGGACTCGAAGGTGAAGGTGCGCCGGCCGATTCGTACCTGGGTGCCCGGGCTCAGCACGAACGTCTGGCGCGGCGCCAGGCGGGTCCAGCCTTTCTGTTCCGGTCCTGCTACGAAGGTCCCATTCGCCGAACCGCGGTCGATCAGCTGAACGTCCCACTCCTCCAGTCGAATCTCGGCGTGGACCCGCGACAGCGCCCCGCTGGTGTCATCCACCCGGATCGGCCGGTGATGACCCGACTGCACTTCGGTGGAGACCTCCGGACTGCGACCGAGGATGTAGTTGTCGTCGAGTACGAATGTCGATCCGGCGTCGAGGACGAGCAGCCCAAGGGGTGGGCGCCGTTCGTGCACCAGCACCCCGGTGAGCTGGTCCATGCGGATGCCGCACACCGCGCAGAAGGACACTCGCGGATCGTTGAGGTGGTTTCGCGAGCACTTGAAGCCTCGGACGTATGCCCCGGGTCGTGATTTGACTCCCTCGTCCGCCTCGGCCTGTCGCTCTCGTTGACTCTGCTGCGCCCGCGGCGCGGCGACAGGTAATGGTTCACGCGGTTCGACCGGACGCCCGCCCGCGATCCGTTCGGAGAGCTTCGGAGGTGTCGGTGGTGACGACGGCGCGGATTCGCGCGGTGCTGGCAATGAGGACGGCGCAGGCGGACCAATGGTCACCGCGCCGCCGGCGGTGATCCCGGCTTGGAAGCTAGCCCAGTCGGGGATACCCGGCATCGGCGTCGTCACGCTGCTGAGGTCGAGGTCGCCGCCTGCCAAAAGCAGCGCGTCGGTCCGTGACGGCAGCATCCGGTCGACTGCGAAGGCGGCCTCGCGGCCGCTAATCGTCGTGCCGGGTCCGCCGCCCGCAGGGATGCGGGTGACCGCGACGTTGCCATGCAGGAAAAGCGCGATACCGTCCGCGGTCGCGGCCACGGTTCCGAAGTCCGGGGCGGAGTCAGCGCGTCCCAGCCAGGTCGAGAGTTGTCGAGCCACGCCCGATCCTGGCGCCTGCGGCGCGGTTCCGGATGCGGTGCGAATTAACTCCAGCAGCTCGTTCACACTCGGCTGATCGGTGTCGTGGTCAATCTTGATGAACGCGACGAGGCCGGGCAGGCGGGCAATGAGGTCGCTACCTGCGTGCACCACCGCGCGGATATCGTCAAAGTTCTCGCTCACACCAACCGACCTCCGCGGAACCGCCAACGGATGAAAGGTATCCGCATCGGACCGTTGACGGTCAGCCAGATGACAACCCAGGTTGTTGCGAAATCGATGACAAACGCCCAGCCGCCGATGCCGTCGACTCCGGGAACCAGCCCGGCGGCAATCAGGAACCAGATCAGAACGCCCTCGTTGATGCCGTTGAGAAGGCCAAACGGTGTTGGCCAGTCCTTCTCCCATCGGAACTGCTGAAGTGCGTGGTAGATCAGCTCCCAGACGACTCCGAGCACGGTCACGGTGAGCAGGATGATGAAGGTGATCTGGTAGCTCGCCCCGACGCCGACCCCCGTGGGAAGCAGCGGTGTGATGATCAGCGTCCAGAGTGCGCCGATGACGAGGGTGACGAAGATGCGAGTCTGAATGCGCCCGCTCAGAGTCGGTGTCATGATCGGCTCCTAGATCTTCTTGTTTCTCGCCCACAGCCACCACTGGCTGATGGAGCGAAGCGGACCGAGCTTTTTGCAGAAGCCGATCTTGCTGAGATCGTCGGCGATCTCCTGAGCCGCGATCTGGAGCCCCAGAAATGTGTCGATTCCGGGGAACGGACCGCCGAGAGTCGAGCTTCCCGACGCATACAGTCGCCCGGGTCGGCTTCGGGTTCCAATCACCTCGAACGCGGCAGTGACGTCCAACCGGTCCTTCGGGTTGCGGCCCGCACCGCCATGATCGAGCAGATCGGCCAGCACGCGGCTCTCGCGAATGTCGGCCTCGAGGCCCGTGCAGTCGATGACGAAGTCGGCGTACTCCTCGAACTGCCCCTGTGCGGTCGTCAATGTGGTGATGACCCCACCGCGGGTGCCAGCGGGGCGAAGATGCTCGACTTTGCCTTGCACCGTGCGGTACCACCCGCCCTTGCGGCCCCGGCTCAACTGCTTCTGCCAGTTGCGGCGGTACGGCGTGTTGGTACCGCCCATGTCCTCGTAGGCCTGGGCGCGCTCGGCGCCCTCGAGCCGTGCGATCTTGTATTTGAGCTGTCCGCCCCAGACGGATTTCGGATAGTTGAAACCTTGGTAAGCCCAGCCGTGAGAGCCTGGGCGGCGGTTGAAGATGTTCTTCCCATGCGGTCCGGCGTAATACGTGCGAAAAACGTGCACGATCTCGGTCTGAAGGCCCAGGTTGTCTCGGTCGTCGATGAGTCGCTGGAGGACTCGTGAGGCGACGATGCCGCCGCCGCGGATGAGGACTCGTCCGGGACGGATCGCGAGCTGCTTATAGACGTGCTCGTGTGGTTCGTAGGCGTTGACGACTTTCGACGGGTCGCGATGCTCTTCGCGGTAACGCTGCAGATCGGACAGTAGCCGCAGCCCGGGGTAGCCGATTGCAATGTGCGCGTAAAGACTGCGGAATGCGATTCGTTTCGTCCTTGTCGCGCCTGCCGGTGGAGTGAGGATGGTGTAGTAGCCGCCTTCGTTACGGCGTCGCACCATGCGCACTTGTCCCTTATAGGTGCGATCGCGCAGTCCGATCCGGTCGAACTCCTTCTCCATCGCACTGAATACATGGCCCGCCCGCGGCGTGTAGTAGTCGCGCAGAATCGGCTCGGTAAGGATGTTCCAGAGAGGGTCCAGGAAACCCTTGAGGCTCTTGGCGGTGAATGCCTCCCGCACGGCGTACGACGGAAAGCCCCAGATGTTGTCCGGGCAGGACGCGGAGTCTGAGCGCAGCCGCTCACCGCGAGGGACCTGCGATACGCGCGTCAGGTACTCATAGCTCTGCCATGGCACGTCAAGGCCACTCAGCACGGCAATCGATGTCGCCGGTACGCCGTAGATGCGCAGATAGTCGGCGGTCACGAACGAGCCGATCCCGCCTCCCACCGTGACGAACGGGACGTCGATCACCGGGATGCCCGCCCGCGCGACCATCTCATCGGTCCAGATGTCTGTGTCGATCAACTCCGAGTTCAGATCGCCGGGCTGCGTCGCGGCCGGCGCGCGAGAAGACGCTTCCGATGACGGTCTGTGGGGCGGCCGAGGTGGCGCAGCCACCGGTCCGGTTCTCGCTACTGGTGTGACCGGCTGATCGGACAGGTCGTCGTGTTCGTACCGCATACCAAACCCCCCGGGCCATAACGCAAACGGTCGATCACGAATGATTTTGAACGTTTGACCACGGTTTAACAAGCCCGTCACACGTAATGGGGGGCGACGCGGCACCGCGCCGTGAGGATCCGGTTCGTTAGAAGAGCCGGGCAGTGGGGTCGGTCAGCCCGCGTAGTTCGTCGTA includes:
- a CDS encoding FHA domain-containing protein → MSENFDDIRAVVHAGSDLIARLPGLVAFIKIDHDTDQPSVNELLELIRTASGTAPQAPGSGVARQLSTWLGRADSAPDFGTVAATADGIALFLHGNVAVTRIPAGGGPGTTISGREAAFAVDRMLPSRTDALLLAGGDLDLSSVTTPMPGIPDWASFQAGITAGGAVTIGPPAPSSLPAPRESAPSSPPTPPKLSERIAGGRPVEPREPLPVAAPRAQQSQRERQAEADEGVKSRPGAYVRGFKCSRNHLNDPRVSFCAVCGIRMDQLTGVLVHERRPPLGLLVLDAGSTFVLDDNYILGRSPEVSTEVQSGHHRPIRVDDTSGALSRVHAEIRLEEWDVQLIDRGSANGTFVAGPEQKGWTRLAPRQTFVLSPGTQVRIGRRTFTFESSAARF